The following proteins come from a genomic window of Aspergillus luchuensis IFO 4308 DNA, chromosome 3, nearly complete sequence:
- the ZRG17 gene encoding cation efflux family protein family (COG:P;~EggNog:ENOG410PH00;~InterPro:IPR027469,IPR002524;~PFAM:PF01545;~TransMembrane:6 (i158-175o187-205i226-248o268-291i312-335o341-362i);~go_component: GO:0016021 - integral component of membrane [Evidence IEA];~go_function: GO:0008324 - cation transmembrane transporter activity [Evidence IEA];~go_process: GO:0006812 - cation transport [Evidence IEA];~go_process: GO:0055085 - transmembrane transport [Evidence IEA]) — protein sequence MASNLPIPIPPRTPTPPPDDPPSTSSQSPRLQDKDSLSPLRDTFPNLRGSLDPSDANRLSPTRAGFNLSPADALQPSDQSDNASAGPFNFKTTTMAKSPVVKSNIGQRRGHKYKHSSISHQIFLEPPPRAPLALPNSLPIPTFKEYRSSMSKDQTTRFWWSVCHMSVAAYTLWSAHGSLAMTALSHLILFDSIGALLCVAVDILGNFEVWKRSSVRHPFGLERAEVLAGFAMCVLLLFMGMDLISHSLQHFLESSGHEPHHTHVHERVSLGRVDFTALLAISSTLISAIGLKNHGRIGKAMRFGYIESLPSVLSNPSHFLTLSCSTLLLLLPLVSIKLYNWLDVLLSSTISISMCVIGVRLVKTLGSMLLMSYSGPGVSEVIRDIEADPCVYGVDDARFWQVHYGLCMANLKLRVSGTEENLVRLRERIASLIKNRLGGGYGSGGQKWEVSLQFTAEKA from the exons ATGGCATCCAATCTCCCTATCCCTATTCCTCCGCGCACCCCGACGCCTCCCCCGGATGACCCTCCGAGCACTTCAAGCCAGTCACCCCGTCTCCAAGACAAAGACTCCTTATCACCATTGAGGGACACGTTTCCAAATTTGCGGGGCTCGTTAGATCCCAGTGATGCCAATCGCTTGAGTCCTACACGGGCGGGCTTCAACCTCAGCCCAGCAGACGCATTACAGCCGAGTGATCAGAGCGACAATGCTTCGGCAGGTCCGTTCAATTTCAAGACTACGACAATGGCGAAGAGCCCAGTCGTGAAGTCT AACATTGGCCAGCGACGTGGACACAAGTATAAGCACAGTAGCATTTCACATCAGATCTTCCTGGAACCGCCCCCACGAGCCCCTCTAGCTTTGCCTAACTCGCTGCCTATACCGACGTTCAAAGAATATCGCTCCAGTATGTCCAAGGACCAGACTACCCGGTTCTGGTGGAGCGTTTGCCACATGTCTGTTGCTGCGTATACCCTGTGGAGTGCTCATGGATCATTGGCTATGACGGCCCTTTCACACTTGATCCTGTTCGATTCAATCGGCGCATTGCTCTGTGTTGCTGTCGACATATTGGGCAACTTCGAAGTATGGAAGCGATCCAGTGTTCGACACCCATTCGGATTGGAGCGCGCAGAAGTGCTTGCAGGATTCGCCATGTGCGTACTCTTGCTGTTCATGGGAATGGATCTCATTTCCCATAGTCTGCAGCACTTTCTTGAATCTTCCGGCCACGAACCTCACCACACTCATGTCCACGAGCGTGTCTCCCTCGGTCGTGTGGATTTCACTGCTCTGCTGGCCATCTCATCGACCTTGATCTCTGCCATTGGCCTCAAGAACCATGGACGGATAGGGAAGGCGATGCGATTCGGGTACATTGAGTCACTTCCCTCGGTTCTTAGTAACCCGTCCCATTTCCTGACGCTCTCATGCTCCACGCTGCTCCTGTTGCTGCCCCTTGTCTCTATCAAGCTATACAACTGGCTGGATGTTTTGCTTTCCAGCACGATCTCCATTTCAATGTGTGTTATCGGAGTGCGTTTAGTAAAAACACTGGGATCCATGCTTCTCATGTCCTACTCCGGACCGGGGGTATCCGAGGTGATCCGGGATATCGAGGCCGATCCCTGCGTCTACGGCGTCGATGACGCCCGGTTCTGGCAGGTTCATTACGGGCTCTGCATGGCCAACTTGAAGCTTCGCGTATCCGGGACTGAAGAGAACCTAGTGCGACTGCGTGAACGGATAGCCAGCCTTATCAAGAATCGATTGGGCGGAGGGTACGGTTCTGGAGGGCAGAAATGGGAAGTTTCGCTGCAGTTCACGGCCGAGAAGGCATGA